The genomic region ATGATAAGATCAAAAATTGGGAAAAATTGGATAAAGACTATTAGAAATTTAGGATACAAGTTTAATAAATCTGCTGATGAAATCGGTGATTAACATGATTTTTAATACTTTAGATTTTCTCGATGTGATGATTATTGAATTAGATGGCTATATAATTAAAAGAGCTAATAAAATAGCTCGAGAGTACGGATTCAAAAAAGGGATTGAAATAATAAGTGTTTTTACTTTCAATGAAATAGATAATCTTATATCTCACATAATTAATAAAGAAGATTATTTTCTGGAAACAACTATATATTTTTTTCAAGGTTCCAGTAAATTCTGTAAGATTTCATTTTTAAAAGATGATTCTACAATAATTATAGAGGATAAAACCGAAAAAGAACTTATAAAGCAAGTAAAGGCAGATTTTATTACAGCTTTATCTCATGAATTGAGAACTCCTTTATCTGTTGCAAAAGGAAATCTCTTTTTGATAGAGGATTTAAATAAAAAAGATAAATTAAAAGAACCTATAAAAAAAGCTAAAAAAGCCATATCAAGAATAGAACGAATATTAGATCAATTAACAATGCTTTCCATGGCTGAATTTGGTAATTATATGATTAAAGTAGAATTATTTGATCCAAAAAAAGTTTTCCAGGATGTTATTTCGGATCTTGAAAATAAAATTAAAGAAAAAAATATAGAATTAATATTTAATTCTGAAATTGAATTAATGCAGGGTGATCCTTTTATAATATATACTATTTTAAGAAACCTAATATCAAATGCTGTTAAGTATTCTCACAAAAATTCAAAGGTTTATGTAACTATAACTAATAGCGAAATCATTGTAGAGGATAACGGAATCGGGATAAGAGAACAAGAAAAAAACAGAATTTTTGAACGTTTCTTTAGAGGCACAGATTCAAAAAAATACGCCAATGGTTCTGGCCTTGGTTTAGCAATTGTAAAATATTTATGTGAATTAGCAAATTATAAAATTAGCTTTGAATCTCAATGGATGGTAGGTACAAAGTTTATAATAAAATTAGCTTGAGGTTACTCCTCAAGCCTTTTATTTATATCTATATTAAATATTTCTTTGTTCGAATATATTTTTAATTCTTTTTTTGCTCTTGTTATAGCAACATAAAAAAGATTAATTTCATCAATTATATATTGATGTTTAAAATGTCCAATAATTCCATTAATTAAATTTTTTAAATGTGTGCTATAATTTTTTTGAAATTCTTTAACTGTTTTATATTTTTCTTTTTTTAGTAATTCTAATATATTTTGAAAATCGTGGCAAATTATGACTTTATCCCATTCTAATCCTTTACTCGTATGAGCTGTAGTTAAAAAGACTCTACCTTTGTTTCTTGAATATTTTTCTTCCGCACTTTTCAAAAGATCGAATAGCTTTTCTTCATAATCTTCAACAATATTTATGGCAGAAATTAACTCATAATCTTCAAACTCTTCTGCATAATCCTTTAAATTATCAAGAGATTTGAAATTCAACAGCCATTTTTCATTTACATAATCCTTGTATTTCTCATCTTTAAGATATTTAATAAAATAATATATATTAATTGGAAGATGAAAAATTTCTTTTGGAGATCTGATCAACTTTATTTCATAATCTTTAAACTTCTCTATTAATTTTATAAGCGTTGCATTTGTTCTGGTAATATAACATATATTTTCTATATTTTTATCGTTATCTTCTTTAAAAGATATTATTTCTTTTTCTTCTGATTTGAAATTTTTTAAAATAAAGTTTGCTTTATCTGCTATGTAATTTGAGAATCTAAATGTTTTGGTTAAATATAGAATTTCAGCATTTATTTCATTTCTAATTTTATATAATGCATTTATTGAACCTCTAAAAGAATAAATTTGCTGATGAGGATCACCTACAATTATTTTTTTCCCTCTTAAATTTTTAAAAATATCCAGTACTACTTCATTTGTATCCTGTGCCTCATCAAGTAGAACATAATCAAATTTAATATAATTAATATATTTTTTTATATTCATTTGAAAATATTTCAGATAAACATTATGAGTTATATCCAATTTTTTATCCATATATAAATCCCAAATTTTAAGTATTTTATCTTTTATATAGTCTTTTTGTTCTCTGATAATTTTTAACTTATGATTAGAATTCAATATTTCCTCTATCGTTTCATCTGAAACATTAGTAAAATTCCCATTACAAAAATCATTAAATGCTGTTTTTACCAAATCAGCAATAAATATATCTATATTTAATATTTTTGATATTTCAGAAGTATTTAATTCTTTTCCCAACTTTTTGAAGTTTAAATCTCTTTTAGCAAATTTATAGGCTAAACCATGTGTTGTTAAAACTTTTACATTATTTAATTTTGCCTTTTTTATTTTTTCTTCTATTTCCACTTTAACTGATTTATTAAAGGCAAGAAATAAAAAGCTTTTATTCTTTAATGCATATGCTATACTTAAAAGTGTTGTTGATTTTCCAGATCCAGCAAAAGCATTTATTATTAGATTATTATTTTTTGCTTTTTTTATTATCTCAATTTGTTCATTTGTTAATTTAATATAATTTTTTTTATTTTGAACAAGTGAATTTCCAAATTCTGTATTTTCAATCTCTTCAATATATAATTTATAAAAATCTATTTTTTTATTTTTTTTCCTTTTCTTTTTATTTCCAAAATCCCATCCACAGTTCCAACATTTTTTTATGTTATCTTTCATAATTTCATTACATCTGGGACATTTTTTTGTTAAAAAGAAACTATTACAATTTGGACATATTTTTTCATTATTTTCCACTATTTCATCACATTTGGGACACATTTTTATTCCAGTACTCAAAATTTCACCTCTATTAACATTTGCCAATAAATTCTAAAACATCCTCATCAAATTTCTTTATAGATAATGTTAATTTACCAATTCTTTTTATTGTTTCTTCAACATCTTTAGCCGCAATACCATTTCCACATGGAATATTTGCGTTATTTAAAGCTAATTCTGCACTCTGCAATGCAACAAATGTTCCTGTCCCTGCTTTTAATGCACAGCCTTTTTTAGCCCCATCACATGTTAAACCAAAAAGTGTAGATAGAACATTATTTATTGCATTTTTTATTTGCCCAGCACTACCACCTTTTAAATATACAATTCCTGCAGAAGCTCCTGCAGAAGATATTGAGCCCGCACCACATATTGGCGTTAATACACCTGTATAAGATTTAATATAAATTGTAATTAACATACTTAATAGAATAGCTTTTTTTACTTTATTTTCACCATATTTTTCGCCTATTTTTATTAGCGGTAATGTACATGATAAACCTTGATTTCCACTCCCAGCAACCGTCATAACAGGAAGTAATTCACCACTCATTCTTGCATCAACAGCTGCCT from Marinitoga aeolica harbors:
- a CDS encoding sensor histidine kinase → MIFNTLDFLDVMIIELDGYIIKRANKIAREYGFKKGIEIISVFTFNEIDNLISHIINKEDYFLETTIYFFQGSSKFCKISFLKDDSTIIIEDKTEKELIKQVKADFITALSHELRTPLSVAKGNLFLIEDLNKKDKLKEPIKKAKKAISRIERILDQLTMLSMAEFGNYMIKVELFDPKKVFQDVISDLENKIKEKNIELIFNSEIELMQGDPFIIYTILRNLISNAVKYSHKNSKVYVTITNSEIIVEDNGIGIREQEKNRIFERFFRGTDSKKYANGSGLGLAIVKYLCELANYKISFESQWMVGTKFIIKLA
- a CDS encoding UvrD-helicase domain-containing protein produces the protein MSTGIKMCPKCDEIVENNEKICPNCNSFFLTKKCPRCNEIMKDNIKKCWNCGWDFGNKKKRKKNKKIDFYKLYIEEIENTEFGNSLVQNKKNYIKLTNEQIEIIKKAKNNNLIINAFAGSGKSTTLLSIAYALKNKSFLFLAFNKSVKVEIEEKIKKAKLNNVKVLTTHGLAYKFAKRDLNFKKLGKELNTSEISKILNIDIFIADLVKTAFNDFCNGNFTNVSDETIEEILNSNHKLKIIREQKDYIKDKILKIWDLYMDKKLDITHNVYLKYFQMNIKKYINYIKFDYVLLDEAQDTNEVVLDIFKNLRGKKIIVGDPHQQIYSFRGSINALYKIRNEINAEILYLTKTFRFSNYIADKANFILKNFKSEEKEIISFKEDNDKNIENICYITRTNATLIKLIEKFKDYEIKLIRSPKEIFHLPINIYYFIKYLKDEKYKDYVNEKWLLNFKSLDNLKDYAEEFEDYELISAINIVEDYEEKLFDLLKSAEEKYSRNKGRVFLTTAHTSKGLEWDKVIICHDFQNILELLKKEKYKTVKEFQKNYSTHLKNLINGIIGHFKHQYIIDEINLFYVAITRAKKELKIYSNKEIFNIDINKRLEE